ATATCTCAGATTAAAGTGAATTGTATGACTGTTGTTCGTTTAAAATCAATAGACGCTCATGGACTGTCAGATCAATCTGGAGGATTTACATTTCATTCCAGTGTACATTTAACTAGTAATGTGGAACAGGTATATGTTTCGCTGCACATATATTATCAATTTGTTgcatctttttctttctttctttatacATTTATTTGCTTGTTCTATATTTACACAATTTTCTCTGCAAATCCTGCTAAGATAGTTTAGACATCGTTGGTGATGGCAAGTTATTTTGGTGATATCCTTCTTGATTCTGAGCCATATTCCGTTATATCTCCCAGGTCAGAGTGGGTAAAGCTATTTATAAAGCTGGCAGTTTATTCAATCATTCTTGCCAACCAAATGTTCATGCATATTTTCTTTCACGCACACTCTATTTACGAACAACAAAAGTTGTAGCAGCTGGGTGTCAGCTGGAATTGTCTTATGGTCCACAGGTAACTTAATTTTGGTAATTACACTTGTCATTCTTATTACTTGTTTGAGAGTTCAGTTGTGAATCATGTCTATACATTTTTCTCAATATAGAAAGCCAATAATCAAGAATTCCTAAATTTGTACTGAAATATTGGTACAGCGTGCATTATGATATAAAGCACATAAACTTATTTTATACAAAGAGTTAGGTCAGATATTGTTATTGACTTGTTGTAACTACTAGTACAAGCCCAACCCCACTAATAGGAGATTGTTGCGACTACTGATCATCCCATAGAAAAAATGGAGTCATTGCCCACATAAAATTAAAGGAAAGTATTAAAGAAATTATATACCAAATGAATCATACACTTCTATAGCCTCACATGAGTAGCATTGACCCCAATCCTGGCATACTGACCATTTTGAAGCAATTGTAACAACTGTTGAGCTTTTAGCAAACCTCCCTAGTTACATGAGTTGTATTTGCACAGCACATGGGTTACGATCATTTCCACTCAACATGGAggaaaataaaaagcaaaacatGGAAGAAATGTTTGTTTCATCAGACTTTCAACAATCAAGTCTGCTGCTTGTTCAATGATTCAATATACAAATAtagttattgtcaaaaaaataaaataatattctgtttgatatataaaattcaatttgatATACAAATATAGTTCTGTTTTGCAGGTTGGGTTGTGGGATTGTAAAGATCGCCAAAATTTTCTCAAAGATGAATACGCATTTCATTGTCAATGTGCTGGTTGTTCAGAAGTTAATCTATCTGACATTGTCATCAATGCTTTTCGTTGTGTCAAACCAAATTGTTCCGGCGCAGTGTTGGAAAGCAGAGTACTTGAGTGTGAAAAGCAGAAAATCAAATACTTCCCTATTCCTAACAAAGTAAGCCATTTTGAGGGACATTTATCGATACTTAATTACTACTTTTTCTACATTATAAATGTATTTTGAGTTGAGTGACTTAGCATTTCCGTGCTGTCACATATGTCGCTCTTTCAGGTTATCAAGAATGATGACATCTATGAAGTATGTCTTCATACATTTAACCAAAATGACGCCTCTATTAATATTCAACCTGGATACTGTTTAAAATGTGGTTCTTACTCTGATCTGGAGTCTTCACGTACCACAGTTGATAAAGCCTTAATATGTATTAAAAGGTACACATTGTTCAATTTGGATCCTAATAACAGATTCTGAACTACAGCTTTTCTCTCACCTCTGAAAATTAATCAGAACTACTATCCAATAGTTTCCTGTTGGGGGCTAGCTAGATAATACTCCAGTTATCAATCCTGCATAAACTCGTAGTGAATATTAGATGGCTGCTTAATTTTTCAACAGTTTACAGACTGAAATATGGAAATGACAGGCTGCAGGATGCAATACAGTCAAAAGACATTTCAAATACTTCCATTTCAGACGCTTTGAGATCTCTTCATTTGCTGAGATCAAATTTGCATGCATACAATAAGGTTATTGCAGAGGTGAGTTCAAGCCTTCACAAAAAGCTCTGCATCCTAAGTACAGTTCTCATATGTTTGTTGTGTCAATACTCCAACTGTGTGTATTTTGGGAAGACCAGGAGGGGAATCCAGTTAAAAAATTGCAAGACTCGGAATGCTGACACTGTTTGATAATTCTTAAACATTGAATTTAACAAATCCAATGACATAAGTTGAAAGTAATCATGAGAAAAGGTGtcatgattttaaaaaaatgattgatGCTTCATATAATTACTCCATTTTAccatgtaatatatatatatttcaaaatctAGATAAACACCAACTATTAGATTACATACGATTGACAAATGCTTGATTGGTCTCTACAAAAAATAATGgaatatttcatattttattactaGTCTTAAACTGTATATTGAAATAGAAATTACactccttaccaaaaaaaagaaatagaaatctCACTTGTAGTTGGACTATTAATTAGTTgtcaaataaatataagagactaaattaaaattacgGAGAATCAAATTACATTTATCATGATTCTCCTACAATCTCAAAATTGGCATGCATGATAATATCACACAATTCACCACATTTTTTTagtagcttttttttttgttttgttctgcaAAAGCGTTCCCGTGAAGTTTGGTTAAAAGATTTCTTGAACTCAAAATACACTAATCCAAACACACTCAATGATAGGATGTGTGAAACTTCATGTTTATGCTTTATACAATGTTATTAATGGTGTTGTCAAGTGTCCAATACTTAATAGTGTAAGTAGATCTCCGCCCATGTTTGTATGACCTCTATTGAACGGGAGGGAATGTGATTTACAAACAAGGTCCCGTGTTTCGAATATGATGGTGTAACTTTCATTTTCCTTTACATGATCTTCTGTGTGCAGGCAGAAGACAACATAGCCCAAGCTTTTTGTTTAGTGGGAGAATTACAATTATCCGTGGATCATTGTAAAGCATCTATTCAGgtcatatttatttttgacttgTATTGTGTTGTGTTTGAGTGAATGCATTTCAAACATGGTTATCAATTAATCCGATTTTTAAAGTATGATGACTAAAGTAATTCATTCTTTTGTCCGTTGCAGATTCTGGAGAAGCTATATGATCCTGATGATATTGTTATTGCTTATGAACTTGTGAAGCTTTCGTCCGTCCAACTTTCCTTGGGTGATGATAGTGCTGTCGACAGTATTAGTCGGATAGGTGCTATCTTCTCGCGTTATTATGGACTTCATGCAGACTTGGTCTTTCCCTATCTTCAGTACCTTAGGAGAGAAATTTAGAATTTTCAGTGACTGCTCTCCATGCAAATGTTTTTCCAGAAAAGTGAGCTGTGAAGTAATAGAAAGATCGTCAATCACAGCTCAAATGACAGGTTATTTTGATATAAAAGATCTACAATAGTCAACAGCCTCAAGAAAAATTACTCAATCTTAATCCGAGCAGCTCGGCAGTCAGTGATGATATggttaaatttaaattaaaagggGAGGaggatatatattttaaatttctcCTCAAAATCTGTTTGGATGAAATTTGAGGCTTTCTGTAATGAGAAGGGGTCACACCTTTGGTTCTCAAGGAAAATTGTTAATTGTTTCGAGTTATAACACCATAACTGCATGGAATTTGAGGCTTGTTGTAATGAGAAGGGGTTACACCTTTGGTTCTCAAGGAAAATTGTTAATTGTTGCAAGTTATAACACTATAACTACAATCGAACCGGGGCATTTTTCTTTCATAACCTAGTTTCATGAATATGGGAAGCATTATAACAGAGAATGAAATATAGGATATAGTGGAAAACTTCTGGTGGCTGTTGAAAAAGCTAAAGGAAACAAGTTATGCTTAGTAGGATCTAGGAACTATTTTTAACTAATAAAGATAACAAGGTAAAATTATCTATTGATAGATCTCTGTGTAATTTGATGAATGTAACAGTATGTAAGGAATGAAAATAGGAAATAAagcttttattaataatatggaAGGTTCGATACAGACTTGCAAATAGCATAAAAGAAGGAAACAAACTATCAGCAAATGCTAATAGCCCTGTAAGCACCAAGTGCCTCCTAAGTCACTAACAAAGTGACcccacccaaaataacagaattCTAGGATAAAAATCATTATTCTCTGACTCCACTATATATAACCATCCATCACATGCTTTTCCTTCATTCCTGCGCCACGTCATCATTCACATTTACCttgcttttctttctttgatatACTCTCCATACTCTTGGTTTGGGCCCTATTTCAAGGCCCACCTCATTCTGATCCACATTCCTATCAATGCCTTCCTCCTTAAATAAagccttgtcctcaaggctaaAAGTAGGAAACTGTCCTTGCAGAAATTCATTGTCCTCCCATGTGACATCATCCATAGATTTGTCCTTCCATTTAATCAAGCTTTGTTTTACTGTCACCCCTTCCTTGACTGTCAGCCGAGACCCTACCACTGCCTCAGGGTACACAGATATGTCATCACTTACCTCCATATCTTTTGGTAATTCCCCTTGTACTTGGTAGTCTCCCACAGCCTTCTTTAACAAGGACACATGAAAAACTGAATGTATTTTAGACTGTGCTGGCAATTGTAATTGGTAAGCAACAAGCCCCACTTTAgctataattttaaaaggaccATAAAAACGTGCAGCAAGCTTTTGATTAATCCTTCGTACCACTGATTGCTGCCTGTGAGGCCTTAGTTTAAGAAACACCCATTCTCCAACTTCAAAGGATAAGTCTCTTCTCTTCTTGTTTGCATAACTAGCCATCTGCTCTTGAGCTTTTAAAAGATGAAGTTTAAGTTGTTGCAAAGCTTCGTCCCTGTCAGAAAGTTCCATAGCCACAGCAGCCACCTTTGTCTCATTGGATAAAAACCTCAATATAGTGGGAGGAGGTCTGCCATAAACAGCTTCAAAAGGAGTCTTACCAATAGAGATATGGTAAGTAGAATTATACCAATATTCTGCCCAAGGAATCCACTGTGACCAAGATTTTGGCTGATCAGAAGCAAAACATCGCAGATAGCTTTCTAAACATCTATTAATCACTTCAGTTTGTCCATCCGTTTCTGGATGGTAAGATGAGCTCATCTTCAATTTGGTTCCCTGCATCTTAAACAGTTCCAGCCAGAAATGACTAACAAAAATTGGATCCCTATCACTGATGAGTGATTTTGGAATTCCATGGAGGCGCACTACTTCTTTAGCAAAAAGTTCAGCAATGGATTTTGCTGTATATGGATGCTTCAACAAGATAAAATGGCTGTACTTAGACAACCTATCTACAACCACCAATACAGCATCATATCCTTTAGATTTCGGAAGGCCAGTAATGAAGTCTAAGGATAAGTCTTCCCAGATGGCATTGGGAATAGGCAGGGGCTGTAACAAACCACCAGGAGTAGTAGCAGAATACTTCTGCCTCTGACAAGTGTCACAAGCTCTAACAAAGTTTCTTACACTTTTCTGCATCCCTACCCAATACAGAGTGTCTGCCAATCATCTATATGTTCGAAGGAATCCAGAATGACCCCCAGATGGAGTACTATGAAATTCTTCTAACAATAAAGGAATGGAGGGAGATTTGGATGACAACACTAACCTGTCATGATAAAACAACACACCATGTTTGACAGCAAAACCAGGTTTAGCATCAGGATTCGTTTGTAATTCTTGAATCAGTTTTTGAATTTCAGTATCATTATGAACTTCATCTAGTAGTTTCTTGCTATCCACCCATTGAGGATAAGACAATAAAGTCTTAAGCTCAATATCATCATAGCATCTAGACAGTGCATCAGCTGCCTTATTCTCCATGCCTGGCTTGAATTTGACTTCAAATTGATACCCTAGTAACTTTGCTAGCCATCCTTGCTGATCAGGAGAGGTGATACGTTGTTGGAGAAAATGTTTGAGACTTTTATGATCTGTGTAAACTGTGAATTGTTTACCCAAAAGATAATGCCTCCAATGCTGAATACACAAAACTAAGGCCATCAATTCCTTTTCATAAATTGATTTGGCTAAGTTGCCTTCAGACAGAGCTTTGCTGAAAAATGCTATAGGTTTCCTCTGTTGCATAAGCACTGCACCTATTCCCCTGCCTGATGCATCACATTCCACTTCAAATGGTATTTCAAAATTGGGAAGTACTAGAACAGGAGGTGATGTCATAATTTGTTTCAGAACATTAAAAGCAATTGTAGCTTCTGACCCCCACACAAAGCTATCCTTCTTAGTCAATTCAGTCAAAGGTTTAGCTAGTTTTCCATAATTTCTGATGAACTTCCTATAGTACCCTGTCAAACCAAGGAAACCCCGTACTCCCTTGACATTTTTTGGTTCAGGCCACTCTAACATACATTTGATTTTTTCAGGGTCTACAGAAACTCCTTCTCCTGATATAATGTGTCCAAGATAATCTATCTGTTTACAGCCAAACTTACACTTAGCCTTATTTGCTACAAATTGGTTTGACAACAAAATAGAGAGGACTTGATGCAAATGTGTCTGGTGTTCTTTCACATTCTTACTATATATCAAAATGTCATCAAAAAATACCAGGacaaattttctcaaaaaagGTCTGAAGATGTCATTCATGGTGGATTGAAAAGTGGCTGGAGCGTTCATTAGTCCAAAAGGCATGACTAAATACTCATAGTGGCCGTTGTGTGTTCTAAAAGCTGTTTTGTGTATGTCATCATCATGTACTCTAATTTGGTGATAACCAGATTTAAGGTCtattttggaaaaaatattTGAACCATACAACTCATCAAGCAACTCATCTACTATGGGAATAGGGTACTTATCTGGAATTGTTGCTTTATTTAGAGCTCTATAATCCACACACATCCTCCAACTCTTGTCTTTCTTTTTCACCAGAATCACAGGGCTTGAATATTCACTCATACTTTGTCTGATCACACCAGCATTGAGTAACTCAGCTACTTGTCTTTCTATTTCCTCCTTTTGATGGTGAGGGTATCTATATGGCCTGACATTAATTGCTCCATGACCGGGAAACAATTTAATGTGATGCACTTGAGATCTTTCCGGAGGTAATTGAATTTCATCCTTGAAGACTTCATGAAATTGCTGCAGAATCTCTTCTAAATCAGAAGGTATTTCACTTGAACTTTCTTTCTCTGTTTGTTGCAGAGACCACCACATCTCAGCACCCATCTTACACTGTTTGTCTTCTAAGAAGGTATTTAAATAGCCTTCAGGTTTGCTACCCTGTCCTTGTAATTTCACCTCCTTTTTGTCCTGCCAAAACTGCATAGACAAGGTTCTCCAATCCATCACCACTTTGCCCAGAGTACTCAACCAAGCAACTCCCAACACCATATCTAAACCTCCCAACTCCAGTACCAGCGCATCTACCACCACCTCCAAAGGTCCCAGTTGAATTTTGACTCCCTTACACATTCCCTTAGAAACAATTTTGTGACCGTCACCTAATTTGATAGATTTTTCTGCTATTGGAGAAACACTCAAACCTAACGCAGTAGAAATTTGAGGTGAGATGAAATTGTGGCTTGCTCCACTATCAATGAGTACCAACACATCCACATCTTCCACCTTCCCTTCAATCTTCATCGTGCGATAGCCATTCATGCTTCCCAGCACTCCAAGAGACTTACACTCTACctcaacttcttcttcctcctcagACACCTCTTCCTCTAGAGAAATAATTTCTCCATCCTCATTCATCGTCTCGCCCTCACCCAGAATCAGAACTCGAAGAGCCTTCTCTGGACATTTATGCATCGTCGGATGCCACCGTTCTCCGCATTTGAAACAAAGACCCTTAGCACGCCTTTCTACGATTTCATTGTTTTGAAAACTCCGGACGCCCTTCCAAGGACCGCTTCGTCCTGTGGAAGCCATTGAAGAACTGGAATTTGAGTTAGATCCCGTCGATCCCAATTTCTGATTTAGGTTTGACAAACCCGAATTAGCGGGTCGGTTCGGGTTAGGCCCATATCTCCCTTTATTCATTGACCCGGCCCACTCATTTTTAATTCCACGATCTTGCACCCCCTTTTTACTCATACCCCTcccttcatcttcatcaacttCTTTCAATTCATCTTCGACGTCCTTCGCGATTCTCATCATCTGCATACGACTTAAAGGATTCAAGGTACGAACCCTCCGTCGAATTTGTGGTTTCAAACCACTCATAAAATACCCCAAATATTGTTCCTCAGGGAGTCGACCCACTTGAGACGATAACAACTCAAACGCCTCAACGTATTCCTCCACACTCCCACTCTGCTTCAGCGTTGCTAGCTCCTCAAACGGATTTTCCAGCCTACGGCCTCCATATCGTGCGATTAACGCCCTTTTTAATTTCTCCCAAGTCAGATCATCCTCTGTTTCACGCAAGAGATTGAACCAGTGAATGGTTGCTCCCTCCATGCTTAATCGCGCTAGCTTAACACGCATTTCATCCATAGTGTTCTGAACGTCGAAATAGATCTCAGCCCTCG
This portion of the Trifolium pratense cultivar HEN17-A07 linkage group LG3, ARS_RC_1.1, whole genome shotgun sequence genome encodes:
- the LOC123914967 gene encoding uncharacterized protein LOC123914967, with the protein product MPKKSSKPTMGDRIDVLEEQVMNVQVTLEKFAKQLNDQGEKFSQQMLDQSKFLSELSKQFGSLREVNSGGSVNSVGDQSQGESRLSGKKVKLPVFDGEDPVAWITRAEIYFDVQNTMDEMRVKLARLSMEGATIHWFNLLRETEDDLTWEKLKRALIARYGGRRLENPFEELATLKQSGSVEEYVEAFELLSSQVGRLPEEQYLGYFMSGLKPQIRRRVRTLNPLSRMQMMRIAKDVEDELKEVDEDEGRGMSKKGVQDRGIKNEWAGSMNKGRYGPNPNRPANSGLSNLNQKLGSTGSNSNSSSSMASTGRSGPWKGVRSFQNNEIVERRAKGLCFKCGERWHPTMHKCPEKALRVLILGEGETMNEDGEIISLEEEVSEEEEEVEVECKSLGVLGSMNGYRTMKIEGKVEDVDVLVLIDSGASHNFISPQISTALGLSVSPIAEKSIKLGDGHKIVSKGMCKGVKIQLGPLEVVVDALVLELGGLDMVLGVAWLSTLGKVVMDWRTLSMQFWQDKKEVKLQGQGSKPEGYLNTFLEDKQCKMGAEMWWSLQQTEKESSSEIPSDLEEILQQFHEVFKDEIQLPPERSQVHHIKLFPGHGAINVRPYRYPHHQKEEIERQVAELLNAGVIRQSMSEYSSPVILVKKKDKSWRMCVDYRALNKATIPDKYPIPIVDELLDELYGSNIFSKIDLKSGYHQIRVHDDDIHKTAFRTHNGHYEYLVMPFGLMNAPATFQSTMNDIFRPFLRKFVLVFFDDILIYSKNVKEHQTHLHQVLSILLSNQFVANKAKCKFGCKQIDYLGHIISGEGVSVDPEKIKCMLEWPEPKNVKGVRGFLGLTGYYRKFIRNYGKLAKPLTELTKKDSFVWGSEATIAFNVLKQIMTSPPVLVLPNFEIPFEVECDASGRGIGAVLMQQRKPIAFFSKALSEGNLAKSIYEKELMALVLCIQHWRHYLLGKQFTVYTDHKSLKHFLQQRITSPDQQGWLAKLLGYQFEVKFKPGMENKAADALSRCYDDIELKTLLSYPQWVDSKKLLDEVHNDTEIQKLIQELQTNPDAKPGFAVKHGVLFYHDRLVLSSKSPSIPLLLEEFHSTPSGGHSGFLRTYR